One region of Haloprofundus salilacus genomic DNA includes:
- a CDS encoding flippase, giving the protein MDRSILKGILSVGGSRVATLIIGAATTPLLYRELGDANVGAYTTLLSVFALMMIFVSSGVTDGVRKYIAEDRDVADWEDAVVGFYFRVAIVLALLGSGTVLVLAETGLGGRLFGDSFVQYATVLAGLVVAAQFRAYTRRTLMGFGLEEYSEPLRVLDSLLFIGIGVSLVVLGYGVLGALVGHLVSGVVVGIIGLVLVGKQVSLSAVFRGAPDTLPRREMLTFNGMSIVLMALMMSLYHLDILMLQYWWPNDVVGHYKGALAIAEFLWFAPIAFQTVFVHSTSEMWSKGQTERISKLVARTTRYTLLFTGIMALGLAALAPVVVPLYLGEEFVNAVIPLILLLPGTVGFAVARPILAVAQGNGTMKFPVAATGAAAVINVALNVALIPQFGMRGAAVATSVGYGSMFLFHLWSAKRVGFDPVSEARLFRSIATIGIAAPLVLVLPSLVGNDLLSLVVVPPVGLLLFLCVAFLTGALGVGELLELLAEFPGPVGGVGDNLYWRHARLVTDGGTNVMQRGMFVAGLLLFVAAGGVVLADVGGDSGDDGGPSIPDYANTTETPTATPAPTPAEASNETTPAEANDTGPGDTNGSPTPNSTQTPQSGGGDGGDDGGDSDDDSGGIGDWFGGGDDDDDSGNDGDSDDSGDNDDGGDSDTPTETPTETTTSEPTGTPNEPTTTTEPTTTTEPTTTESPPTTTSTPTETETPTETTTSEPTTTSEPITTSEPTTTSEPTTTPEPTTTSTPTETPTETETPTPTSTPVETTTSEPTTDTSQSGNTTEDTDGSLFDVLTFSRLALPFSI; this is encoded by the coding sequence ATGGACCGGTCCATTCTGAAAGGGATCCTCTCGGTCGGCGGCAGTCGCGTCGCCACGCTCATCATCGGCGCGGCGACGACGCCGCTGCTGTACCGCGAACTCGGCGACGCGAACGTCGGCGCGTACACGACGCTGCTGTCGGTGTTCGCGCTGATGATGATTTTCGTCAGCTCTGGCGTCACCGACGGCGTCCGCAAGTACATCGCCGAGGACCGCGACGTCGCCGACTGGGAGGACGCCGTCGTCGGCTTCTACTTCCGCGTCGCTATCGTGCTCGCTCTGCTCGGTAGCGGGACCGTTCTCGTCCTCGCCGAGACCGGTCTCGGGGGCCGACTGTTCGGCGATTCGTTCGTCCAGTACGCGACGGTCCTCGCCGGATTGGTCGTCGCTGCGCAGTTCCGCGCGTACACCCGCCGGACGCTGATGGGGTTCGGTCTGGAAGAGTACTCCGAACCGCTTCGCGTCCTCGACTCGCTGCTGTTCATCGGTATCGGCGTCTCGCTGGTCGTCCTCGGCTACGGCGTGCTCGGCGCGCTCGTCGGTCACCTCGTCTCCGGCGTCGTCGTCGGCATCATCGGACTAGTGCTGGTCGGAAAACAGGTGTCGCTCTCGGCGGTGTTCCGCGGTGCGCCGGACACCCTTCCGCGCCGCGAGATGCTGACGTTCAACGGGATGAGCATCGTCCTGATGGCGCTGATGATGTCGCTGTACCACCTCGACATCCTGATGCTGCAGTACTGGTGGCCGAACGACGTGGTGGGTCACTACAAGGGCGCGCTCGCCATCGCGGAGTTCCTCTGGTTCGCGCCCATCGCCTTCCAAACCGTGTTCGTCCACTCCACCTCCGAGATGTGGTCGAAGGGCCAGACGGAGCGTATCTCGAAGCTCGTCGCCCGGACGACGCGCTACACGCTCCTGTTTACGGGCATCATGGCGCTCGGTCTGGCGGCGCTCGCGCCCGTCGTCGTCCCGCTCTACCTCGGCGAGGAGTTCGTCAACGCGGTCATCCCGCTCATCCTGCTGTTGCCTGGAACCGTCGGTTTCGCCGTCGCGCGGCCGATTCTCGCCGTTGCGCAGGGTAACGGGACGATGAAGTTCCCCGTGGCGGCGACGGGAGCGGCGGCGGTTATCAACGTTGCGCTCAACGTCGCGCTCATCCCGCAGTTCGGGATGCGCGGCGCGGCCGTCGCCACCAGCGTCGGTTACGGGTCGATGTTCCTCTTTCACCTCTGGAGCGCGAAACGGGTCGGCTTCGACCCCGTCTCGGAGGCCCGTCTCTTCCGGAGTATCGCGACCATCGGCATCGCCGCGCCGCTCGTGCTCGTGCTGCCGTCGCTCGTCGGCAACGACCTGCTCTCGCTGGTCGTCGTGCCGCCGGTCGGTCTGCTGTTGTTCCTCTGCGTCGCGTTCCTCACGGGCGCGCTTGGCGTCGGCGAGCTACTCGAACTGCTCGCGGAGTTCCCCGGCCCCGTCGGCGGCGTCGGCGACAACCTCTACTGGCGTCACGCCCGCCTCGTCACCGACGGCGGCACCAACGTGATGCAGCGCGGCATGTTCGTCGCCGGCCTGCTGCTGTTCGTCGCCGCCGGCGGCGTCGTCCTCGCCGACGTAGGCGGCGACAGCGGCGACGACGGCGGCCCGTCGATACCCGACTACGCGAACACCACGGAGACGCCGACGGCGACGCCGGCACCCACCCCGGCGGAGGCGTCCAACGAGACGACGCCCGCGGAGGCCAACGACACCGGTCCCGGGGATACGAACGGGTCGCCCACGCCGAACTCGACGCAGACACCGCAGAGCGGCGGCGGTGATGGCGGAGACGACGGGGGCGACAGTGACGACGACTCCGGCGGTATCGGCGACTGGTTCGGCGGCGGCGACGATGACGACGATAGTGGGAACGACGGCGATAGTGACGATAGCGGCGACAACGACGACGGTGGCGACTCGGACACGCCGACGGAGACGCCCACCGAAACGACGACCTCGGAGCCGACGGGAACTCCCAACGAACCGACGACGACCACTGAACCGACGACGACCACCGAACCGACGACGACGGAGTCGCCGCCCACGACGACATCGACGCCGACGGAGACTGAGACGCCCACCGAAACAACGACGTCTGAGCCAACCACCACGTCGGAACCGATCACCACGTCGGAACCGACCACCACGTCGGAGCCAACCACTACGCCAGAACCGACCACCACGTCGACGCCCACCGAGACGCCAACGGAGACGGAGACGCCGACTCCCACGTCGACACCCGTCGAGACGACGACCTCGGAGCCGACGACGGACACGTCGCAGTCGGGGAACACGACCGAGGATACCGACGGCAGCCTGTTCGACGTGCTGACGTTCTCTCGCCTGGCGTTGCCGTTTTCGATCTGA
- a CDS encoding metal-dependent hydrolase: MTNAMWFPAHLAVGYLLGVRVRLSLGWCLLGAALPDLVDKSLGLTGIFPAYQTVSHSLFGLAVVGTVLYSTPTEYRKTAGVAFGVGWLSHLGADLLQLTLDGRGAHAAGMLGWPVTHWSNPMVDGSVPGYTDTLLSAVPFLSDGYVSQYLSSVSFPLELLVCLVALALFVAERRRKKRSVPQRIQR, from the coding sequence TTGACGAACGCAATGTGGTTCCCCGCCCACCTCGCCGTCGGCTACCTCCTCGGCGTCCGGGTCCGCCTCTCGCTGGGGTGGTGTCTGCTGGGCGCCGCGCTGCCGGACCTCGTCGACAAATCGCTCGGCTTGACCGGTATTTTCCCCGCGTACCAGACCGTCTCGCACTCGCTTTTCGGACTCGCCGTCGTCGGCACGGTGCTGTACTCGACGCCCACCGAGTACCGAAAGACGGCGGGCGTCGCGTTCGGCGTCGGGTGGCTCTCGCATCTCGGCGCGGACCTCCTCCAGTTGACGCTCGACGGCCGAGGCGCGCATGCCGCCGGAATGCTCGGATGGCCGGTGACGCACTGGTCGAACCCCATGGTCGATGGGTCGGTTCCGGGTTACACCGACACGCTGCTGTCGGCGGTGCCGTTCCTCTCGGACGGCTACGTCAGTCAGTACCTGTCGTCGGTGTCGTTCCCACTCGAACTGCTCGTCTGTCTCGTCGCGCTCGCGCTGTTCGTCGCGGAGCGACGCCGAAAGAAGCGGTCGGTCCCGCAACGTATTCAGAGGTAA
- a CDS encoding DUF5786 family protein: MGFGSYDESEQRDQTVSADADDGVNVHENDHEGKVTFDSEATTDDLLSQLEEIKADAETEDE; this comes from the coding sequence ATGGGTTTTGGTAGCTACGACGAATCCGAGCAGCGAGACCAGACCGTGAGCGCCGACGCCGACGACGGCGTGAACGTCCACGAGAACGACCACGAGGGGAAGGTGACGTTCGACTCGGAGGCGACGACGGACGACCTGCTCTCGCAGCTCGAAGAAATAAAAGCGGATGCGGAAACGGAAGACGAGTAG
- a CDS encoding DUF4166 domain-containing protein, with protein MTGVYERALGSEADELHPEVRERYVLDAEDDALCVGRGEMNISRGTHVLPALYAMASRNLLFPEAGNDVPFTLKTVGLRDDAGREALSTIRTFRFDHGRRRFDSLTVWDAENGRLLDFLGTGGLLVTELRPSVEAGALVVESGRQWVRRGDRYVRLPALLAASVEVRERYDDADERYHVDAVVENRLAGHVLSYRGTFTQETETLETIPDEFRPTRGLDALPPR; from the coding sequence ATGACCGGCGTCTACGAGCGGGCGCTCGGGTCCGAAGCCGACGAACTCCACCCGGAGGTTCGAGAGCGATACGTCCTCGACGCCGAAGACGACGCGCTCTGCGTCGGCCGCGGTGAGATGAACATCAGTCGCGGGACGCACGTGTTGCCGGCGCTGTACGCGATGGCCTCCCGAAATCTCCTCTTTCCCGAAGCCGGTAACGACGTCCCGTTCACGCTGAAAACTGTCGGTCTGCGCGACGACGCCGGGCGCGAGGCGCTTTCGACGATTCGAACGTTCCGCTTCGACCACGGACGCCGCCGGTTCGACTCGCTGACCGTCTGGGACGCCGAGAACGGGCGATTACTCGACTTCCTCGGAACGGGCGGTCTCCTCGTCACGGAACTCCGACCATCGGTCGAGGCGGGCGCGCTCGTCGTCGAAAGCGGCCGCCAGTGGGTTCGACGCGGCGACCGGTACGTCCGACTTCCCGCCCTGCTGGCGGCGAGCGTCGAGGTTCGCGAGCGGTACGACGACGCCGACGAGCGGTACCACGTCGACGCCGTCGTCGAAAACCGACTCGCGGGTCACGTCCTCAGTTATCGCGGCACGTTCACTCAGGAGACGGAGACGCTCGAAACGATCCCCGACGAGTTCCGACCGACGCGCGGACTCGACGCGCTCCCGCCACGGTGA
- a CDS encoding MaoC/PaaZ C-terminal domain-containing protein, with translation MTPPTPGDSHTVERTFTAEEVDAFADLSGDTQPQHTEPDEEGRRMVHGLLTATLPTQIGGEQGVLAHTMEFTFARPVYTNERITCTWTYETVEERSDRYDLTATVVCSWSDETVLSGTVTGLLWKEERR, from the coding sequence ATGACTCCGCCGACACCGGGCGATAGCCACACGGTCGAACGCACGTTCACCGCCGAAGAAGTCGACGCCTTCGCCGATCTCTCGGGTGACACGCAACCGCAGCACACCGAACCGGACGAGGAGGGGCGGCGGATGGTTCATGGATTGCTGACGGCGACGCTCCCCACCCAAATCGGCGGCGAGCAGGGAGTCCTCGCGCACACGATGGAGTTCACGTTCGCTCGCCCGGTGTACACGAACGAGCGAATCACCTGCACGTGGACCTACGAGACCGTCGAGGAGCGCTCCGACCGGTACGACCTCACCGCCACCGTTGTCTGCTCTTGGAGCGACGAAACCGTTCTCTCGGGTACGGTTACCGGACTACTCTGGAAGGAAGAGCGCCGATGA
- a CDS encoding right-handed parallel beta-helix repeat-containing protein, which produces MNRRSYLSLAGAAALGVASFSGTSAATHSLNDDFGTVVDIVDAGADPEGGESITPVLREVADDDTLVKFPPGRYYMDEQFRFTGFENFGLASNGATIVPASYDEFDGPQYRLFRLGVSYDPGVDLHVENFTIDQTAADTGIRAFHVEVEDGLVVRDVDVVGEHDSGTWGPGLFNITSASGSGLVENFRAPDGGTYSIRAPGDLRWGPTGIIVDVNHRGTIEFRDCELGGFPDNGLYVSDDDGQVLVRGGEYRNSRAASIRLAGQGSSVRGATVVVDRNREYDDTQRGIRLENGSGLSVFDTTIRLDAANGAAISVQNSAESAWLSGLSVSVDGDRPNHGVVVSPEAGETVLLRSDVEQRTPGGYGLWTKAGTNSDRVVAEYCTFTGDVGDDTFRAAIRADRDDTQIRAVGIDQISTRYRHGIELTGDDCFLYAGRYRSGGYPVVNVGDDTWMEELTAGSTGGREAVQLYDESSGVTIKESVLENGIENLGSSGLRMYLNQYP; this is translated from the coding sequence ATGAACCGTCGCTCGTACCTCTCGCTCGCCGGTGCCGCCGCCCTCGGCGTCGCCTCGTTCTCCGGCACCAGCGCCGCGACGCACTCGCTGAACGACGACTTCGGAACCGTCGTCGACATCGTCGACGCCGGTGCGGACCCCGAGGGTGGCGAGTCGATAACGCCGGTGCTCCGCGAGGTAGCTGACGACGACACGCTCGTCAAGTTCCCGCCGGGGCGCTACTACATGGACGAGCAGTTCCGTTTCACCGGCTTCGAGAACTTCGGTCTCGCCTCGAACGGAGCAACCATCGTCCCGGCGAGTTACGACGAGTTCGACGGTCCGCAGTACCGCCTCTTCCGACTGGGCGTCTCCTACGACCCCGGCGTCGACCTCCACGTCGAGAACTTCACCATCGACCAGACCGCCGCCGACACGGGCATCCGCGCGTTCCACGTCGAAGTCGAGGACGGTCTCGTCGTGCGCGACGTCGACGTCGTCGGCGAGCACGACAGCGGGACGTGGGGACCGGGACTGTTCAACATCACCAGTGCCTCCGGATCGGGTCTCGTGGAAAACTTCCGCGCGCCTGATGGCGGGACGTACTCGATTCGAGCGCCCGGCGACCTTCGGTGGGGACCGACCGGCATCATCGTCGACGTGAACCACCGCGGAACCATCGAGTTCCGCGACTGCGAACTCGGCGGCTTCCCCGACAACGGACTGTACGTCTCCGACGACGACGGGCAGGTTCTCGTCCGCGGCGGCGAGTACCGAAACAGCAGGGCAGCGAGCATCCGCCTCGCCGGGCAGGGTAGTTCCGTCCGCGGAGCAACGGTCGTCGTCGACCGGAACCGCGAGTACGACGACACCCAGCGCGGCATCCGCCTCGAAAACGGGTCCGGGCTGTCGGTGTTCGACACGACGATTCGCCTCGACGCGGCCAACGGGGCGGCCATCTCGGTGCAGAACAGCGCCGAGTCGGCGTGGCTGTCGGGACTCTCGGTCAGCGTCGACGGCGACCGACCGAACCACGGCGTCGTCGTCTCGCCGGAGGCCGGCGAGACCGTCCTCCTGCGCAGCGACGTCGAGCAGCGCACCCCCGGCGGCTACGGTCTCTGGACCAAAGCCGGAACGAACTCCGACCGCGTCGTCGCCGAGTACTGCACGTTCACCGGCGACGTGGGCGACGACACCTTCCGCGCGGCGATTCGCGCCGACCGCGACGACACGCAGATCCGTGCCGTCGGCATCGACCAGATTAGCACGCGGTACCGCCACGGCATCGAACTCACCGGTGACGACTGCTTCCTCTACGCGGGTCGGTATCGCTCCGGCGGCTACCCCGTCGTCAACGTCGGCGACGACACGTGGATGGAGGAGCTCACAGCGGGTTCGACGGGCGGCAGGGAGGCGGTCCAACTGTACGACGAGAGCAGCGGCGTGACCATCAAGGAGAGCGTCCTCGAAAACGGCATCGAGAACCTCGGTTCGTCGGGACTTCGGATGTATCTGAACCAGTACCCGTAA
- a CDS encoding helix-turn-helix domain-containing protein has protein sequence MGPAPTDDSPVEDGATADERVPFLQVGGTVPLSMDGDPDDGPDRDADGDSDRNVDGVATAAGLETDLYELVVEAYLAHPSVVLCPTLDAVSESTLKPRSQTTYRGRETLFFTASNVDYRGLETALVEDSTVRDPTLVGVESNYRMYRVGLSESAKWPTELPEALGASVMTAESNSSGWLVRMRLPDREALATLSGRCRENDVDFRVRQLYTTDTEEERGQRTRYGVTDDQERLLRAAYEIGYYDVPRRSSQNELAERFDVSPSAVSQQLRRGTGALVGSTLVTPTFENEF, from the coding sequence GTGGGTCCAGCTCCGACCGACGATAGCCCCGTCGAAGACGGCGCAACTGCGGATGAGCGGGTCCCGTTTCTGCAGGTGGGCGGCACCGTGCCGTTGAGTATGGACGGTGACCCTGACGACGGGCCCGACCGGGACGCCGACGGCGACTCGGACCGAAACGTCGACGGAGTGGCGACGGCCGCTGGTCTCGAAACCGACCTCTACGAACTCGTCGTCGAAGCGTATCTCGCACACCCGAGCGTCGTGCTCTGCCCCACGCTCGACGCGGTCTCGGAGTCGACCCTCAAACCGCGGTCGCAGACGACGTATCGCGGCCGCGAGACGCTGTTTTTCACCGCCTCGAACGTCGACTACCGCGGCTTGGAGACGGCGCTCGTCGAAGACTCGACGGTTCGCGACCCGACGCTCGTCGGCGTCGAATCGAACTACAGGATGTACCGGGTCGGGTTGAGCGAGTCGGCGAAGTGGCCCACCGAGTTGCCCGAGGCGCTCGGTGCGTCCGTGATGACCGCCGAGAGCAACAGCAGCGGGTGGCTCGTCCGTATGCGCCTCCCGGACAGAGAGGCGCTGGCGACGCTGAGCGGCCGCTGCCGCGAGAACGACGTGGACTTCCGGGTTCGGCAACTATACACGACCGACACCGAGGAGGAGCGGGGTCAGAGAACACGCTACGGCGTCACCGACGACCAGGAACGACTGCTCCGCGCCGCCTACGAGATAGGGTACTACGACGTCCCCCGCCGGAGTTCACAGAACGAGTTGGCCGAGCGATTCGACGTGTCGCCGTCGGCGGTCTCCCAGCAACTGCGGCGCGGGACCGGCGCGCTCGTCGGCAGTACGCTCGTGACGCCGACGTTCGAGAACGAGTTCTAA
- a CDS encoding D-2-hydroxyacid dehydrogenase codes for MAEQLTVGVLRGRAHGRSSEEAAEALRKRLPTHDVRYARTRPEELDVAADADVLVGLRADEELLEHAPNLHVFAAGSAGVDHLPLDAFADRDVAVTNASGVHGPNMAEHVLATLLSLTRRLDVGMRRQARREWRRFQTRGELYDSTVTVVGLGAIGEALVERLSGFGVHTVGVRYSPEKGGPTDEVIGFEDDELADAFARTDALVLACPLTETTRGLVDGDAFRTLPTDAILVNVARGPVVDTGALVTALQKNSIAAAALDVTDPEPLPEDHPLWTFGNVIITPHSAGDTPRYWQRVADIVAENVERLAETEETAELRNRVEF; via the coding sequence ATGGCCGAACAACTCACTGTCGGCGTTCTCCGCGGCCGCGCTCACGGTCGGTCGAGCGAAGAAGCGGCCGAGGCGCTCCGCAAACGACTGCCGACCCACGACGTTCGCTACGCGCGGACGCGCCCCGAGGAACTTGACGTCGCCGCAGATGCCGACGTACTCGTCGGTCTCCGCGCCGACGAAGAACTGCTTGAACACGCCCCGAACCTGCACGTCTTCGCCGCTGGCTCGGCGGGCGTCGACCACCTGCCGCTCGACGCGTTCGCCGACCGCGACGTCGCGGTGACGAACGCGTCGGGGGTCCACGGACCGAACATGGCCGAGCACGTGCTGGCGACGTTGCTGTCGCTCACCCGCCGCCTCGACGTGGGGATGCGTCGGCAGGCGCGCCGCGAGTGGCGGCGGTTCCAGACTCGCGGCGAGTTGTACGACAGCACCGTCACCGTGGTCGGTCTCGGCGCAATCGGCGAGGCGCTGGTCGAACGCCTCTCGGGGTTCGGCGTCCACACCGTCGGGGTGCGCTACTCGCCGGAGAAAGGCGGGCCGACGGACGAGGTCATCGGCTTCGAGGACGACGAACTGGCCGACGCGTTCGCGCGGACCGACGCGCTCGTCCTCGCCTGCCCGCTGACCGAGACGACCCGCGGGCTCGTCGACGGCGACGCGTTCCGGACGCTCCCGACCGATGCCATTCTCGTCAACGTCGCCCGCGGCCCCGTCGTCGACACCGGCGCGCTCGTCACCGCCCTGCAGAAAAACTCGATTGCCGCGGCGGCGCTGGACGTGACCGACCCCGAACCGTTACCCGAGGACCACCCGCTGTGGACGTTCGGCAACGTCATCATCACGCCGCACAGCGCCGGGGACACGCCGCGGTACTGGCAGCGCGTTGCCGACATCGTCGCCGAGAACGTCGAAAGGCTCGCAGAGACCGAAGAGACCGCGGAGCTCAGGAACCGAGTGGAGTTCTGA
- a CDS encoding aldo/keto reductase has product MTLENRSDTFDIGGDLTVHRLGYGAMRLTGENIIGEPDDGEEARRVLHEVIATGTDLVDTADSYGPAVSERLIGETLHPYPEDLVVATKGGLLRNDEGDWIPNGDPDYLRNAVLGSLDRLRVDSIDLYQLHRPDPDVDFEESVRTLAELKDDGKIEHVGLSNVSVDQIDAARDILDVATVQNRFNVGDREQEDVLEACEDAGIGFIPWYPLGAGDLGDKADAVEEIADAHDATTQQIALAWLLHRSEVILPIPGTSSVDHLHDNVAASRIDLSDDEMSRLNE; this is encoded by the coding sequence ATGACGCTCGAAAACCGAAGTGACACGTTCGACATCGGCGGCGACCTCACCGTGCATCGACTCGGCTACGGCGCGATGCGCCTCACCGGCGAGAACATCATCGGCGAACCCGACGATGGCGAGGAGGCCCGCCGCGTGCTCCACGAGGTCATCGCGACCGGAACCGACCTCGTCGACACCGCAGACTCCTACGGCCCGGCCGTGAGCGAACGACTTATCGGCGAGACGCTTCACCCGTACCCGGAGGACCTCGTCGTCGCCACCAAGGGCGGCCTGCTCCGCAACGACGAGGGCGACTGGATACCGAACGGCGACCCCGACTACCTCCGCAACGCCGTCCTCGGGAGCCTCGACCGCCTCCGCGTCGACAGCATCGATCTCTACCAACTGCACCGCCCGGACCCCGACGTCGACTTCGAGGAGTCGGTGCGGACGCTCGCGGAACTGAAGGACGACGGAAAAATCGAACACGTCGGTCTCAGCAACGTCTCGGTCGATCAAATCGACGCCGCTCGCGACATCCTCGACGTCGCCACCGTCCAGAACCGATTCAACGTCGGCGACCGGGAGCAGGAGGACGTACTGGAGGCGTGCGAAGACGCCGGCATCGGTTTCATCCCGTGGTACCCGCTCGGCGCGGGCGACCTGGGCGACAAAGCCGACGCCGTCGAGGAGATCGCCGACGCGCACGACGCGACGACCCAGCAGATCGCGCTGGCGTGGTTGCTCCACCGCTCGGAGGTGATACTGCCAATTCCGGGCACATCCAGCGTCGACCACCTCCACGACAACGTCGCCGCGTCCCGAATCGACCTCTCCGACGACGAGATGTCGCGGCTGAACGAGTAA
- the msrA gene encoding peptide-methionine (S)-S-oxide reductase MsrA: MSNTETATFAGGCFWCIEAAMKELDGVLEATSGYTGGDVADPTYEQVCTGETGHAEAVQIEYDPEKLSYEDLLQVFFTVHDPTMLNRQGPDVGTQYRSAVYYHDDEQRVLVESFVEELEAEDAFDDPIVTEIEPLGPYYIAEKYHQDYYEKNPGDAYCTFNAEPKIRKVREKFTDKAKQTPADD, from the coding sequence ATGAGCAACACGGAGACAGCGACGTTCGCCGGCGGCTGCTTCTGGTGCATCGAGGCGGCGATGAAGGAACTCGACGGCGTCCTCGAAGCCACCTCGGGTTACACCGGCGGCGACGTGGCCGACCCGACGTACGAGCAGGTCTGCACGGGCGAGACGGGCCACGCTGAGGCCGTCCAAATCGAGTACGACCCCGAGAAACTGAGTTACGAGGACCTCCTGCAGGTGTTTTTCACCGTCCACGACCCGACGATGCTCAACCGCCAAGGTCCCGACGTGGGCACGCAGTACCGCTCCGCGGTGTACTACCACGACGACGAGCAGCGGGTACTCGTCGAGTCGTTCGTCGAGGAACTCGAAGCGGAGGACGCGTTCGACGACCCCATCGTCACCGAGATCGAGCCGCTCGGGCCGTACTACATCGCCGAAAAGTACCACCAAGACTACTACGAGAAGAACCCCGGCGACGCCTACTGCACGTTCAACGCCGAACCGAAGATCAGAAAGGTTCGCGAGAAGTTCACCGACAAAGCGAAGCAAACCCCCGCGGACGACTAA
- a CDS encoding right-handed parallel beta-helix repeat-containing protein, with protein MPNNMYVCGNERGAESNEHATNRTRRGYLKGVLGVGVAGAGVRLGSGVGAATTSTDMSELFEEYDRVYDVVEAGADNTGNQPINDVLERLRGDNTLLVFPPGRYRMDRQFRYSDFEQFGLVGNDATLVPANYHEFDGPQYRLFRLGVHYAPGADIRFEGFEVDFTADDTGIRVIDALASERLLVRDVDVVGEHDSGTWGPGRFCVTDPDGVGIVERFRAPDGGAWVDETPNDGNLWKGPSGIISNVHNHGELTFRDCELGAFPDNGLYASGGTGKIVVDGGLYKNSDTANIRLGGTESEIRNATVVVDDNRPQDVNQRAIRLENGENLAVRDTDIRIRSVNGHALTVMNTCESTWIQDVRISMAGDKVKHGIVISPEAGETTVYRTAIDMNIPGGYGIKLTDSNRTARVNCEEVKITGDVGDEGARSGIFCARDNVRFSMVTVDQTGVGHRRAIENVGDDCKLYGGEYLASERPICNYGNGFRVESVYAESDDDYYGLYLYEPSRDAYVKKSTLVGGIYDKTEDKLRAWGNEF; from the coding sequence ATGCCTAACAATATGTACGTCTGCGGAAACGAACGTGGAGCGGAATCGAACGAACATGCGACGAACCGAACCCGACGCGGCTATCTCAAGGGCGTTCTCGGCGTGGGGGTCGCCGGGGCGGGTGTTCGACTGGGTAGCGGCGTCGGTGCGGCTACAACGAGCACCGACATGAGCGAGCTGTTCGAGGAGTACGACCGCGTGTACGACGTCGTCGAAGCGGGGGCTGACAACACGGGCAACCAGCCGATAAACGACGTTCTGGAACGTCTCCGCGGCGACAACACGCTGTTGGTGTTCCCGCCGGGCCGCTACCGGATGGACCGACAGTTCCGCTACTCGGACTTCGAGCAGTTCGGTCTCGTCGGCAACGACGCGACGCTGGTCCCGGCGAACTATCACGAGTTCGACGGCCCGCAGTACCGCCTGTTCCGCCTCGGCGTCCACTACGCGCCGGGCGCGGACATCCGGTTCGAGGGATTCGAGGTCGACTTCACCGCCGACGACACCGGAATTCGCGTCATCGACGCGCTGGCGTCGGAACGGTTGCTCGTGCGCGACGTCGACGTCGTCGGCGAGCACGACAGTGGAACGTGGGGTCCGGGGCGGTTCTGCGTCACCGACCCCGACGGTGTCGGTATCGTCGAGCGTTTCCGCGCGCCCGACGGCGGGGCGTGGGTCGACGAGACGCCCAACGACGGTAACCTCTGGAAAGGGCCGAGCGGCATCATCTCGAACGTCCACAACCACGGCGAATTGACGTTCAGAGACTGCGAGCTCGGTGCGTTCCCCGACAACGGCCTGTACGCCTCGGGCGGAACGGGGAAAATCGTCGTCGACGGCGGTCTGTACAAGAACAGCGACACCGCCAACATCCGTCTCGGCGGCACCGAAAGCGAGATTCGGAACGCGACGGTGGTCGTCGACGACAACCGCCCGCAGGACGTCAACCAGCGGGCGATTCGCCTCGAAAACGGCGAGAATCTTGCGGTTCGGGACACCGATATCCGTATCCGGTCGGTCAACGGCCACGCACTGACGGTGATGAACACCTGCGAGTCGACGTGGATTCAGGACGTTCGAATCTCGATGGCCGGCGACAAGGTCAAACACGGTATCGTCATCTCCCCGGAAGCGGGCGAGACGACCGTCTACCGAACGGCGATCGACATGAACATCCCCGGCGGCTACGGCATCAAACTCACCGACAGCAACCGGACAGCCCGGGTGAACTGCGAGGAAGTGAAGATAACCGGCGACGTGGGCGACGAGGGCGCCCGGTCGGGCATCTTCTGTGCACGGGACAACGTACGATTCTCGATGGTGACCGTCGACCAGACGGGGGTGGGCCACCGCCGCGCCATCGAGAACGTCGGCGACGACTGCAAGCTATACGGCGGCGAGTACCTCGCGAGCGAACGCCCCATCTGTAACTACGGTAACGGTTTCCGCGTCGAGAGCGTCTACGCCGAGTCCGACGACGACTACTACGGGCTGTATCTCTACGAGCCGAGTCGTGACGCATACGTCAAGAAGAGTACGCTCGTCGGCGGCATCTACGACAAGACGGAAGACAAGCTGCGCGCGTGGGGCAACGAGTTCTGA